From the genome of Sphingopyxis sp. DBS4:
TGCATTGCGCGCGCAAATTTCGCGGCCAGCTATCCGAGACCCGTGGTTCGATCGTCGTGGTCAGTTCGATTTCGGGTTTGCGGGGAAATATCGGCAACCCCGCTTATGCCGCGTCCAAGGCGGGCGCGATCAGCTTGACCAAGACGCTCGGCCAAGCGTTCGCCGCGGACGGCATTCGCGTCAACGGCCTGGCGCCGGGGCTCGTCGATACGAAATTGACCAAGGCCACGACGCAGCATCCCGATCGCCTGGCAGGCCGCCTGGCGGCGATCCCGCAGCGGCGAATGGGGACGCCCGAGGATATGGCCGGCGCCGCGATCTTCCTCGCGTCCCCGCTCGCATCCTACGTAACCGGCCATACGCTCGTGGTGGACGGCGGTCTCTCGCTCTAACACTGGCTGTACCGTCCTTCCGTTGCTGGAAGGACAGCGGGGTGTTATCCTAAGTCTCTAAAAAATGGTGGACGCACTAGGGCTCGAACCTAGGACCCGCTGATTAAGAGTCAGCTGCTCTACCAACTGAGCTATGCGTCCACTGCCGTTTTCAGGCAGTCTCCTCAGCGGCTCCGGGGAGCCTTGTGCTGCGAAGAGAGCGGCCCGCTATCATGCCAATTCGCTGATGGCAATGGTCCTCGCCGATATTTTTTCACATCTATCCTCCATCGGGCAGTTGTGCATTGTGCGACGGACTCGCTGCGGTACCATCCAACCTCGCTAGGTCGCGGGCGTCTCTGCCACGGCGCCTGCTGAGTAGGGTGTTCGTATCGCGGTTGACGCGCACTTCGTTCGCGGCCGGTCGTCGGTCCAGAGCGATGCGCGCATGGCTTCGAGTTCGCCGTCGATCAATTTCTCGATATCGCCCGGTTCAACGCCCGCATGCACGCCTGGATATCGCGGGCGGTTTTGCAGAGCACTTCCTGATTGACGGCTTCCCCAACAAAGCGTGACAGGTCGCCCTTGCGACCGCCGCCGCCATTATGGCGCGAGTCCTGATTTCGGCGCTTTGAATATCTGGCCGTCGATCGGCGCATTGACGGAGACAGTCTTCCAATAGACGGTGTTCGCTTTTACACCATCATAATAAAGGGACACCTCGCGCGCCTGCAACCAGCGCGGATTGTCGAGCATGACGAAATCGTCATAGGTGCGCACGTGGAACCCGCGCGGCGTCGCGAAGCCCATGTAGCGGATATAATGGCTGTCGCGATCGATGCCGAACAGCGTCCGGGTCCCGTTCGGGTCGATGATCCGGATCATCCGCACCGGGTGGCCCTCGACGTTGGTGTCGGGCGCCCGCTCGATCCGGAAACCGTCGTTCAGCGCCTGGCGGATGATGCCGAAGCCGAAATTATTCGCCCAATAGGCGTCAGCCTCCGCCTTTGGCATCACCCCTTTCTCGGTCCAGGTCGTCGTGCCGTCGAAACCGACCTCGAACAGCAGGCGCTCGCCGACGCGGTCCTGGCGCTCGGCAAGCCGGTGGCGACGGTGATTTTCGCGGGCCGCCCGCTGACGATCGGCGCGCTCGCCGACCGCGCGCCGGCGATCCTCTGGGCCTGGCATCCGGGGGTCGAGGCGGGGCCCGCGCTCGCCGATCTGCTGTTCGGCGACGTCAGCCCGTCGGGCCGCCTGCCGATCAGCTTCCCGCGCCACGTCGGGCAGATTCCGATCCACTACGACCACCGCAGCACCGGCCGTCCGCCGAGCGAGACCGAACGCAACAGCGCCAAATATGTCGACGCCCCCTGGACCCCGCTCTATCCCTTCGGCCACGGCCTGACATATGCGCCTGTCCGTTACGAGGCGTTGACCCTGTCGTCCGAACGGGTCGCGCCCGGCGCCGCGCTTGATGTCGCCTTCCGGATCGCGAACGAAGGCCGGTTCGCGGTCGAGGAGGTGGTCCAGCTTTATCTGCACGACGAGGTCGCGAGTACGACCCGCCCGGTCAAGGCGCTCAAGCGTTTCGCCCGCATCGCGCTCGCACCCGGTGAGCGCAAACAAGTCCGCTTCACGCTCGCGGCCGCCGATTTCGCGTTGCTCGATGTCGGTCTTGCGCCCGTGGTCGAACCGGGCGGCTTCTCGCTGTTCGTCGGCGGCAGTTCGGAAACGGCGCTGGAGGCGTATTTCACCGTCGAGAGCTGAGCCGCGCCTCAGTGAAAGCGGCGGCTGCCCGTCTTGCTGTCGTTCTCGACCGCCAGGATGATGCCGATGCAGGTCATGATCGTCAGCATCGACGATCCGCCATAGGAAAAGAGCGGCAGCGGAATGCCGACGACCGGCGCCAGGCCCATCACCATCGACAGGTTGATCGCGATATAGAAGAAGATCGTCATCGTCAGGCCGGCGGCGGTCAATTGGCCGAAGCGCGTGCGGGCGCGCAGCGCGACGCGCGTGCCCCAGCGGATCAGCAGGAAAAAGGCGAAGAGCAGGCCGATCCCGCCGATCAGCCCCCATTCCTCGGCCATCGTCGCGAAGATGAAGTCGGTATGCCCCTCGGGCAGATAGTCGAGATGGCTCTGCGACCCGTTGAGGAAGCCCTTGCCGCCGATTCCGCCCGATCCGATCGCGATCTTCGATTGGCTGATATGATAGCCTGCGCCGAGGGGATCGCTCTCGGGGTCGAGGAAGATCAGGATTCGCTTCTGCTGATAATCGTGAAGCATCGAGAAAAGCACCGGAAGCGCCGCGGCGCCCGCGCCGGCGGCGCTGCCGAACCACCAGAAAGGCAGCCCGGCGACGAACATCACGACCACGCCGCCGATGCTGATCGCGAGCGCGGTGCCGAGGTCGGGCTGCAGCATGACGAGCGCGGCGGGGAGCCCGATGGCGACCAGCGCGGGCCAGAGCGCGGTGAAGGTGCGCGTGTTGCCCGGTGGCAATTGGGCATAGAAGCGCGCAAGCGCGAGGACGATCGCGACCTTCATCAGTTCCGAGGGTTGAAGGTTCATGAAGCCGAGGTTGAGCCACCGCTGGCTGCCGCCGCCGACGAAGCCCAAAAGCTCCACTGCGAGGAGTAGCAGCAGGACACCAAGATAGCCCAGATAGGAGAAATCCTCGAAGATCCGGAGGGGCATCCGGCTGATGCCGAGCATGATGCCGAGGAAAACGAGGAAACGCACCCCCTGTTGCCACGCCCAGGGCGACCAGTTTCCGCCCGCCGCCGAATAAAGGACGAGCAGGTCGAAAGTGATGATCGAGCCGAGCAGCGCGATCAGCTTCCACGGAATGCGCTGGATGGCGGGCGGGACGGGGATCATTGCGCGAGCCCCGGATCGGGCGCGGCGATACCGGCCTTCCAGGCCGCATAATTGCGATCCATGCGCTCCTTGATCGTGCCGCCCCAGCCGGTCTCGAACGCATCGAGCGCTTCCATCGCCTTTTCGCGGTCGTAGAGAAAGGTGAGAATGTCCTTGGCGACGGGGGCTGCGGCGCGGCTGCCGCCCATGCCATGCTCGATGATGACCGATATCGCATAGCGCGGATCGCCGACCGGCGCGAAGCCGATGAACAGGCCGTGGTCGCGAAACTTCCACGTCCCGCCCTTGCCATTGCCGGTGTTGAGCCCGCGTACCTGCGCGGTGCCGGTCTTGCCGGCCATGGTGATTCCGTCGAGCGGCAGGCGGCTGCGCCCGGCGGTGCCGCCCGGCCCGTTGACGACGAGGTCCATGCCCAGGCGCGCGGTCCCGAGCGCTTCGGCGGAGAAGGGCAGGGGGTCGTTCTTGAACTGCCGGTTGACGAGGCGGGGATAGAGGCGGCGCCCCGAGGCGATGCGCGACGCCATCACCGCGAGCTGAAGCGGGTTCACGCTGACATAGCCCTGACCGATCACCGCGTTCAGCGAATCCGACGCCGACCAGGGCTGGCCGTATTTCTTCATCTTCCACGCGCTGTCGGGGATGGTGCCGAAGCGCTGGTTGCTGCCCGCGAGCTGGAATTCCTCGCCGAGGCCCATCAGGCGCGCCGTCGGGGCGATCGCATCATAACCGAGCCGATCCGCGACCCAGTAGAAATAGCTGTTGCAGCTTTTCATGATCGCGTGCGGCATATCGAGGCTGCCGTGCGTGCCGAGGCAGCGGAAGAAACGGTTGCCGAGGCGGTAGCCGCCGATGCACGTGTGGCGCTCGCTGGGATCGATGCCATGCTCGATGGCGGCGATCGCGGCCATCGGCTTCAGCGTCGAACCGGGCGGATAGAGGCCGCGCGTCGCCTTGTTGATCAGCGGCTGGTGATCGTCGGCGCGCAGCCAGCTATATTCCGAATTGCTGATGCCGTCCGAAAAGCTGTTCGGATCGAAGCTGGGCATCGAGACGAAGGCGAGGATATCGCCGGTCAGCGTGTCGATGACGACCGCTGCGCCCGATTCGGGGCCCAGGCGCCGCGCGGCATAGTCCTGCAGGTCGGCGTCGATCGTCAGGTGGACGGTCTTGCCCTGCGTGTCGGGCTGGGTGCTGAGCTCGCGCACTACCTTGCCGCGCGCGGTGACCTCGACGCGCTTGGCGCCGGGCTTGCCGCGCAGCATGTCCTGAAAATATTTTTCGAGCCCGTCCTTGCCCGTCTTGTAGCCGGGCGTGATGTAGAGCGGATCCTTGACCTTCTCATATTCCTCTGCGGTCGGCGCCCCGACATATCCGATCAGATGGCCGACCGCGGCGCCGGTCGGATAGTTGCGCGCAAAGCCGCGCTGCGGCGCGATGCCCGGCAGTTCGGGCAGATGGACAAGCACCGAGGCATAATCCTGCTCCGTGACGTCTTCCGCGACCGCCACCGGCTGAAATCCCGACGCGGCTTTCAGGTCGCGCTCGATCCGCTCCATCGTGTCGCCATCGAGGCGGAGCAGCGTCTTGAGCTGTCCGAGTACCAGATCCTTGTTGTGCAGGCGATCGGGAATGATGTCGACGCGCAAGGAGACGCGATTGTTCGCCAGCGCCTTGCCCTGCCGGTCGACGATCCAGCCGCGCCGCGGCGGGATGAGCGTTAGATTGACGCGATTGCTTTCCGATTCAAGAACATAGCGCTCATTGTCGATGATCGAAATATAGGCCATCCGCGCCGCGAGCGTGCCGAACAGCGCCGCCTGCGCGCCGCCGACGACGATCGCGCGGCGGGTGAAGGTGATGCCTCTCCAGGCTTCGGTGATGGGCGGGCTTTTCTTGCCGAACATGAGCGGGATTTATCTGCGCCTGAGACGGAAATTGTCAAACTTGCCGGTCAGACGAAGAAACAGCGGCATGAGCAGGACCGAAACGATGATTTGGGGCACCACGAGCCCGAGGACATGCCCCGGCGCAGCGTGGGGGTGGGTGATCAGCGCGGCGATTGACTGAATGACCGCGACGAGCAAGGCGCCGATCGCCCAGTCGTGCAGAAAGCCGCGCCAATAGATGCGCTGCGAGATATAAGCGATCACGATGCTCGCGATCGTCCACAGCCCGATCGCGGTGCCGATCGGCGCGCCGCTGAACAGATCGTCCCACAGGCCGAGCGGCAGGCCGATCCACACCGGCCACATCTCGGTGCGCAGCAGCTGCCAGCTCAAAAAGAACAGCAGTCCGAGCGGCGGCAGCACCGGCGAACTGGCGACGAGCGGCAGCATCAGCGGCAGCGCCGAGGCGAACAGCACGGTCGCGATCGGCACGATCCGCATCCGCCACAGCGACGCCGGTTCGCCGAGGCGCGGTCCGCGCGGGTTCATGGCGCTTTCGCGGACGGAGGAGCGGGGGCGGGCGCGGGCGCGGGGACCGCCTGCGCCTCGATATTGTCGGGGGTATAGGCGCGCAGCACCGACACGGCATCGACTTTCGCGGGGTCGGCGAGCGGGCGAGCGAGCGCGCCGTCATCCTGGCGGCGCGCGACGATCGCGACCGGGATGTTCGGCGGATAAAGACCGCCGGTTCCCGAGGTGACCAGAATGTCGCCGGGCTTGAACGGATTGTTCGCGATATTGAGCGTGCGGATGTCGAGATCGCCGTTGCCGCGGCCATAGGCGAGCGCGGGCAGTCCGTCGCGCGCGCGGCGGACGGGAACGATATTGTCGACGTCGGTAAGCAGCAGCACCTGCGACACCGAGGGGCCCGAACTCAGCACGCGTCCGATGAGCCCGTCGGCGCCGCGCACCGGCTGCCCTGCCGCGATGCCGACGTTGCGACCGATGCTGAGCAGCGCGATGCGCCTGCTGCTCGTCGAGGTCGAGGTGAGGAGATAGCCGTTGGCGATCGCCGCCTTGTCGGTCTGCTGCAATTGGAGCAGCGCCTTCAATTGGCGATTTTCCTCCTGGAGCGAACTGGTCGCGACAAGCTGGCGGCGCGTCGCGGCCAGCTCCTTGCGCAGCCGCCGGTTCTGCGACCCCGCCTGGACATAGGCCGACACGGCGTCGTCGATCCCCGAGATCGAGCCGATCGCCGCACGGCTGGCGCGCGCGATCGGCGCGGTCACTTCCTGGCTCGCGATGCGAAGCTGGGCAAAGCCCACGGGATCGACGACCGACAGCACAGCCAGCAGCAAACCCGCCACCGCCCCCGTCACCGCAATGACATAGGCAGCGAACAGGCTGTACTGGGCCTTTCGGGATTGCCCCGGACGCCGATGTGCCGGGCGGACCATGATGCGAGCCTAGACGATCAGGCTTGCTGCAGCACGCCGCGGAAGGCCGGATCCTCCATCGCGCGGCCGGTGCCGATCGCGACGCAGGTCAGCGGATCCTCGGCCACCGTGACCGGCAGGCCGGTCGCGTCGCGCAGCAGTTCGTCAAGCTCGGCGATCAGCGCGCCGCCGCCGGTCAGGACGATACCCTGGTCGACGATGTCGGCGGCGAGTTCGGGCGCCGTGTTCTCGAGCGCGATGCGCACGCCCTCGACGATCGTACCGATCGGTTCGGACAAGGCCTCTGCGATCTGCGCCTGGTTGATCGAGATTTCCTTGGGCACCCCGTTGACGAGGTCGCGGCCCTTGATGTGGATCGTCAGCCCGACGCCGTCGGCGGGGATGCGCGCGATCCCGAAATCCTTCTTGATCCGCTCGGCGGTCGCTTCGCCGATCAGCAGATTATGGTGTCGGCGGACATAGGAGACGATCGCTTCGTCCATCTTGTCGCCGCCCGCGCGGACCGAAGTGGTGTAGGCGAGGCCGCGGAGCGACAGCACCGCGACTTCGGTCGTGCCGCCGCCGATGTCGACGACCATCGATCCGATCGGTTCGGTGACCGGCATGTCGGCGCCGATCGCGGCCGCCATCGGTTCCTCGATCAGCCACACTTCGCTCGCGCCCGCGTTCGAGGCAGCGTCGCGGATCGCGCGGCGTTCGACGCTGGTCGAGCCCGAGGGGACGCAGATCACGATTTCGGGGCTGCGGAACGCGTTGGGCTTGCCGCCATGGACCTTGGTGATGAAATGCTTGATCATCTGCTCGGCGACGTCGATGTCGGCGATGACGCCGTCGCGCAGCGGGCGGATCGCCTCGATGCTGTCGGGGGTCTTGCCCATCATCAGCTTTGCGTCGTCGCCGACCGCCTTCACGCGTTTGATGCCGTTCAGCGTCTCGACCGCGACCACCGAAGGCTCGTTGAGGACGATGCCCTTGCCGCGCACATAGACGACCGTGTTCGCGGTGCCGAGGTCGATTGCCATGTCTTGGGAGTTGAATTTAAGCCAGCGAGAAAAGAAGGACATCGATACTGCTTCCTGTCATCGAAGCCGCGTCCCTGACGGACACGCCCCTGTCGTGATTTCACCCGCGCGCCCCGGGGCCGGCGACAGCTACAATCAGGGGGAGATTCCGGCTCGTCCTTTTGGGGTGGCTGGACAAAATGATCAGGGCTGTGCGGGTGGGTCGCGATTTGCGTCCGACTGCGCTACGAGAGGCCCCATGTCAATACGTCGCCTGCCGGAAACGCTCGTAAATCGGATCGCAGCCGGTGAAGTGGTCGAAAGACCCGCCGCAGCGCTGAAAGAACTGGTTGAAAACGCCATCGACGCGCGCGCGACTCGCATTTCGGTGCGAATCGTCGAGGGCGGGATTTCGCGGCTGGAGGTCGAAGATGACGGCTGCGGGATGACTCCATCCGACATGGCGCTCGCGCTCGAACGCCATGCGACGTCGAAACTCCCCGACGATGCGATCGAGGATGTGACGACGCTGGGATTCCGCGGCGAGGCGCTGCCTTCGATTGCCAGCGTCGCGCGGCTGACCCTCGAAAGCAGGGTCGCGGGCGGCGACGGCTGGAAGCGTGTCGTCGACAATGGCGCGCTTGCGGCGGAGGGGCCGGCGGCACTGGCGAAGGGCACCCGCGTCCTCGTCGAGGATCTGTTCGCGCGCGTCCCCGCGCGGCGTAAGTTTCTGCGCAGCGGCCGCAGCGAATATGCCGCCTGCCTCGACGTAGTGCGGCGGCTTGCGATGGCGCGGCCCGACATCGCGTTCGTCGTCGAGCATGACGGGCGCCGTGTCCTCGACGTCCAGGGCGGGCAGGACCGGCTCGCGCGCGTCGCGGCGCTGACCCAGCGCGAGCTGGCCGCGAACAGCATCGGCGTCGATCTCGACCGCGGCGAGGTGCATCTAGGCGGCGTGATCAGCCTGCCGACCTACAATCGCGGCATCGCCGATCATCAATATCTGTTCGTCAACGGCCGCCCGGTGAAGGACCGGCTGCTCGTCGGCGCGCTGCGCGGCGCCTATGCCGACCTGCTCGCGCGCGACCGCCATCCGGTCGTCGCGCTGTTCCTCGACGTGCCGACGAGCGAGGTCGACGTCAACGTTCACCCAGCGAAGACCGAAGTGCGCTTCCGCGACCCGCAGCTTGTCCGCGGCATGATCGTCGGGGGCTTGCGCCGCGCGCTCGACGAGCACGGCTTCCGCAGCGTCCAGCGCCCGGCCGAGGCAGCGCTGGCGGCGTGGCAGCAGGAGCCGGTGCCGCCGCCCGAGCCCGCGACCGGCTTCCTCTTCGGCCGCCGCACCGAGCCCGCAGTGCATCTTTTCGGCACCGACACGCCACCGGCGAACGAGGCGGTCGCGCGCGTCTATGACCGGCTCGTTCCCTTCGCGAGCGCATCTGCGCCGCTCGCGGGCCGCGCCGAGGTCGCCGAAATGGCGCCGCCCGAGGCCGACGAGCACCCGCTCGGCATCGCGCGTGGCCAGATCGCGAAAACCTATATCGTCGCGGAGGCCGAGGACGGTCTCGTCATCGTCGACCAGCACGCGGCGCACGAACGGCTCGTGCTCGAACAATTGCGGCGCGGGATGAGCGGGCAGGCGGTGCCGTCGCAGGGCCTGCTGCTGCCCGAGGTCGTCGAACTCGACGAGCCCGCGTGCGACCGACTCGAAGCCGCGGCGCCGCAGCTTGCCGCGCTCGGCGTCGAACTCGAACGCTTCGGTCCCGCCGCGGTGATGGTGCGCGCGACCCCGGCGATGCTGGGGGCGATCGACTGCCACAAGCTCGTCACCGACATCGCCGACGACCTCGCGGGCTACGACGCCGCGCTCGGCCTTTCGGAAAAGCTCGAACTGGTCGCGGCGACGATGGCCTGCCACGGCTCGGTGCGCGCGGGGCGGACGCTGAATGTCGCCGAGATGAATGCCCTGCTCCGGCAGATGGAGGTGACGCCGCACTCGGGCCAGTGTAACCATGGTCGTCCGACGTGGGTAAAATTACAAATGGCGGATGTTGAGCGGCTGTTCGGCCGAAAATGAATGGGTTAAGGCATCGATATTATAATCGATTACCGTCGATAGCTCGGACGGCCATGGTTGATGACTATTAACGACCGGGAGCGGCCATAGCTTATCTCGTCACCCCGGACTTGATCCGGGGTCCATTCCTCTCAGCGCCGCGTGAATGGATTCCGGATCAAGTCCGGGATGACGAGAGACTGAAAGTCGCACGCAGCATCTCTCATCCTCGTCATTCCCGCGAAAGCGGGAACCCAGAGTGGGTTGGAGCCGACGCACGCTCTGGGTTCCCGCTTTCGCGGGAATGACGAAAATTAGGAAGGGGCCGCTCCCCACCCCAAAGCTGTCGTTCTCA
Proteins encoded in this window:
- a CDS encoding SDR family NAD(P)-dependent oxidoreductase, producing MIADTDFSGKTILVVGGSSGIGNGIAHGFRQRGGAVHVWGTRAAASDYDPADGSDLAGLGYDCVDVGDPAAIDAAATPFDRLDVLVLCQGVVVYKRGEFEREGWDRVMAVNLDSLMHCARKFRGQLSETRGSIVVVSSISGLRGNIGNPAYAASKAGAISLTKTLGQAFAADGIRVNGLAPGLVDTKLTKATTQHPDRLAGRLAAIPQRRMGTPEDMAGAAIFLASPLASYVTGHTLVVDGGLSL
- a CDS encoding rod shape-determining protein MreD, with the translated sequence MNPRGPRLGEPASLWRMRIVPIATVLFASALPLMLPLVASSPVLPPLGLLFFLSWQLLRTEMWPVWIGLPLGLWDDLFSGAPIGTAIGLWTIASIVIAYISQRIYWRGFLHDWAIGALLVAVIQSIAALITHPHAAPGHVLGLVVPQIIVSVLLMPLFLRLTGKFDNFRLRRR
- the mutL gene encoding DNA mismatch repair endonuclease MutL; the protein is MSIRRLPETLVNRIAAGEVVERPAAALKELVENAIDARATRISVRIVEGGISRLEVEDDGCGMTPSDMALALERHATSKLPDDAIEDVTTLGFRGEALPSIASVARLTLESRVAGGDGWKRVVDNGALAAEGPAALAKGTRVLVEDLFARVPARRKFLRSGRSEYAACLDVVRRLAMARPDIAFVVEHDGRRVLDVQGGQDRLARVAALTQRELAANSIGVDLDRGEVHLGGVISLPTYNRGIADHQYLFVNGRPVKDRLLVGALRGAYADLLARDRHPVVALFLDVPTSEVDVNVHPAKTEVRFRDPQLVRGMIVGGLRRALDEHGFRSVQRPAEAALAAWQQEPVPPPEPATGFLFGRRTEPAVHLFGTDTPPANEAVARVYDRLVPFASASAPLAGRAEVAEMAPPEADEHPLGIARGQIAKTYIVAEAEDGLVIVDQHAAHERLVLEQLRRGMSGQAVPSQGLLLPEVVELDEPACDRLEAAAPQLAALGVELERFGPAAVMVRATPAMLGAIDCHKLVTDIADDLAGYDAALGLSEKLELVAATMACHGSVRAGRTLNVAEMNALLRQMEVTPHSGQCNHGRPTWVKLQMADVERLFGRK
- a CDS encoding glycoside hydrolase family 3 C-terminal domain-containing protein produces the protein MALDVGVGRPLDPETVVQRLADDAEAEIIRPIGVSLRLWHHPFLGPGRRAVETDLEQQALADAVLALGKPVATVIFAGRPLTIGALADRAPAILWAWHPGVEAGPALADLLFGDVSPSGRLPISFPRHVGQIPIHYDHRSTGRPPSETERNSAKYVDAPWTPLYPFGHGLTYAPVRYEALTLSSERVAPGAALDVAFRIANEGRFAVEEVVQLYLHDEVASTTRPVKALKRFARIALAPGERKQVRFTLAAADFALLDVGLAPVVEPGGFSLFVGGSSETALEAYFTVES
- a CDS encoding ribbon-helix-helix domain-containing protein gives rise to the protein MRRSTARYSKRRNQDSRHNGGGGRKGDLSRFVGEAVNQEVLCKTARDIQACMRALNRAISRN
- a CDS encoding rod shape-determining protein; translated protein: MSFFSRWLKFNSQDMAIDLGTANTVVYVRGKGIVLNEPSVVAVETLNGIKRVKAVGDDAKLMMGKTPDSIEAIRPLRDGVIADIDVAEQMIKHFITKVHGGKPNAFRSPEIVICVPSGSTSVERRAIRDAASNAGASEVWLIEEPMAAAIGADMPVTEPIGSMVVDIGGGTTEVAVLSLRGLAYTTSVRAGGDKMDEAIVSYVRRHHNLLIGEATAERIKKDFGIARIPADGVGLTIHIKGRDLVNGVPKEISINQAQIAEALSEPIGTIVEGVRIALENTAPELAADIVDQGIVLTGGGALIAELDELLRDATGLPVTVAEDPLTCVAIGTGRAMEDPAFRGVLQQA
- the rodA gene encoding rod shape-determining protein RodA gives rise to the protein MIPVPPAIQRIPWKLIALLGSIITFDLLVLYSAAGGNWSPWAWQQGVRFLVFLGIMLGISRMPLRIFEDFSYLGYLGVLLLLLAVELLGFVGGGSQRWLNLGFMNLQPSELMKVAIVLALARFYAQLPPGNTRTFTALWPALVAIGLPAALVMLQPDLGTALAISIGGVVVMFVAGLPFWWFGSAAGAGAAALPVLFSMLHDYQQKRILIFLDPESDPLGAGYHISQSKIAIGSGGIGGKGFLNGSQSHLDYLPEGHTDFIFATMAEEWGLIGGIGLLFAFFLLIRWGTRVALRARTRFGQLTAAGLTMTIFFYIAINLSMVMGLAPVVGIPLPLFSYGGSSMLTIMTCIGIILAVENDSKTGSRRFH
- the mreC gene encoding rod shape-determining protein MreC; amino-acid sequence: MVRPAHRRPGQSRKAQYSLFAAYVIAVTGAVAGLLLAVLSVVDPVGFAQLRIASQEVTAPIARASRAAIGSISGIDDAVSAYVQAGSQNRRLRKELAATRRQLVATSSLQEENRQLKALLQLQQTDKAAIANGYLLTSTSTSSRRIALLSIGRNVGIAAGQPVRGADGLIGRVLSSGPSVSQVLLLTDVDNIVPVRRARDGLPALAYGRGNGDLDIRTLNIANNPFKPGDILVTSGTGGLYPPNIPVAIVARRQDDGALARPLADPAKVDAVSVLRAYTPDNIEAQAVPAPAPAPAPPSAKAP
- the mrdA gene encoding penicillin-binding protein 2, which encodes MFGKKSPPITEAWRGITFTRRAIVVGGAQAALFGTLAARMAYISIIDNERYVLESESNRVNLTLIPPRRGWIVDRQGKALANNRVSLRVDIIPDRLHNKDLVLGQLKTLLRLDGDTMERIERDLKAASGFQPVAVAEDVTEQDYASVLVHLPELPGIAPQRGFARNYPTGAAVGHLIGYVGAPTAEEYEKVKDPLYITPGYKTGKDGLEKYFQDMLRGKPGAKRVEVTARGKVVRELSTQPDTQGKTVHLTIDADLQDYAARRLGPESGAAVVIDTLTGDILAFVSMPSFDPNSFSDGISNSEYSWLRADDHQPLINKATRGLYPPGSTLKPMAAIAAIEHGIDPSERHTCIGGYRLGNRFFRCLGTHGSLDMPHAIMKSCNSYFYWVADRLGYDAIAPTARLMGLGEEFQLAGSNQRFGTIPDSAWKMKKYGQPWSASDSLNAVIGQGYVSVNPLQLAVMASRIASGRRLYPRLVNRQFKNDPLPFSAEALGTARLGMDLVVNGPGGTAGRSRLPLDGITMAGKTGTAQVRGLNTGNGKGGTWKFRDHGLFIGFAPVGDPRYAISVIIEHGMGGSRAAAPVAKDILTFLYDREKAMEALDAFETGWGGTIKERMDRNYAAWKAGIAAPDPGLAQ